One Balaenoptera musculus isolate JJ_BM4_2016_0621 chromosome 13, mBalMus1.pri.v3, whole genome shotgun sequence genomic region harbors:
- the CALM2 gene encoding calmodulin-2, which produces MADQLTEEQIAEFKEAFSLFDKDGDGTITTKELGTVMRSLGQNPTEAELQDMINEVDADGNGTIDFPEFLTMMARKMKDTDSEEEIREAFRVFDKDGNGYISAAELRHVMTNLGEKLTDEEVDEMIREADIDGDGQVNYEEFVQMMTAK; this is translated from the exons ATG GCTGACCAGCTGACTGAAGAGCAGATTGCAG AATTCAAAGAAGCTTTTTCACTATTTGACAAGGATGGTGATGGAACTATAACAACAAAGGAGTTGGGAACTGTAATGAGGTCTCTTGGGCAGAATCCCACAGAAGCAGAGTTACAGGACATGATTAATGAGGTGGATGCTGATG GTAATGGCACAATTGACTTCCCGGAATTTCTGACAATGatggcaagaaaaatgaaagacacagACAGTGAAGAAGAAATTAGAGAAGCATTCCGTGTGTTTGATAAG GATGGTAATGGCTATATTAGTGCAGCAGAGCTCCGCCATGTGATGACAAACCTTGGAGAGAAGTTAACAGATGAAGAGGTTGATGAAATGATCAGGGAAGCAGATATTGATGGTGATGGTCAAGTAAACTATGAAG AGTTTGTACAAATGATGACAGCAAAGTGA